In a single window of the Drosophila albomicans strain 15112-1751.03 chromosome 3, ASM965048v2, whole genome shotgun sequence genome:
- the LOC117571884 gene encoding uncharacterized protein LOC117571884: MLFLAPRKHLLASNLIILLLIYVMRKCLQLFCIIENKACGKENCKCEEPENCMDSPPPERRGFKLIPDAMRKTMHGFGYGEGHYQIFVEKKERNFPTKSRLNAASAELKLNPN; encoded by the coding sequence ATGTTGTTTCTGGCGCCGCGCAAGCATCTGCTTGCCAGCAACCTGATCATCCTGCTGTTGATCTATGTGATGCGCAAGTGCCTGCAACTATTCTGCATCATTGAGAACAAGGCTTGCGGTAAGGAGAATTGCAAGTGCGAGGAGCCGGAGAATTGCATGGACTCGCCGCCGCCGGAACGCCGTGGATTCAAGTTGATTCCGGATGCTATGCGGAAAACTATGCATGGCTTTGGCTATGGCGAGGGTCACTATCAGATCTTTGTGGAGAAAAAGGAGCGTAATTTCCCCACCAAATCGCGTCTGAATGCGGCCAGCGCTGAACTCAAGCTGAATCCCAATTAG